Part of the bacterium genome, CCCCCGCGAACTTCCCGTTCACGCCCGGGCAGGTCAACGCGCTGATCGTGGGGGCGACCCGGGACACCCGCAACGATACGGCCATCCCGACGAGCGGGGAGCGAATCATCCTGAGCAGCGAGCTCGCCTTCCAGACGCTCGGCGGCACGTTCCAGTTCCAGAAGTACGAGGTCGACTTCGAGCACTTCCTTCCGCTGCATGGGGGGGACAGCACGATCCTGGGGCACGTGCATCTCGGATACTCGGGGACCCCGCTGCCGATCCAGGAACAGTTCTACCTCGGCGGGCAGACGACGCTCCGAGGGTATCCCTCAGGGCGCTTCCGGGGAGACCAGGAGGTGCTCGCGCAGATCGAGTACCGCTTCCCCCTCAGCTCGCTGCCGTTCCTCCACTCGTTCGCGGGGATCCAGACCATCCTCTTTGTCGAGGGGGGCGACGCGCAGCCCGCCAACAATGCGCAGTGGAAGCTCCACCCCGACGTCGGCGTGGGCATCCAGTTCAAGACCCCGGTCGGGCCGTTCCGGCTGGACTACGGAATCAGCGGCGAAGGATCGCAGTTTTGGATCTCCAGCGGTGCGGTGTTCTGACGCGCCCACGAAACGGAGACTGTGCGAGGGGGTAGCGTGACATGAAGTGGAATGCCAAGACGATCGGCATCGCGGCGGCGGCGATCGTGCTCATCGCCGCCTTGGGGTTCGTGGTCGCGCGCTCCGGGCCGGCGCTGGGCCAGTCGTTCACGATCGGGTACGTGGACATGGTCAGGGCGGTCGACGCCCATCCCCGGAAAGCCAGTGCGGAAGGGGCGCTCAAAGACTACGCGCAGTCGCAGATCGCCGACGCGCAGCAGCGGATGAAGGGCCTGAGCGCGGGCCAGCAGCAGGATATCCAACGCGTGACGCAACAACAGGTGCTGAAGAAGCGCCAGGAGCTGATCGGCGGCCTCGAAAAGGACATCCGCGCTGCGATCGAAAAGGTCGCCAAAGAACAGGGGGTCGGCATCGTCTTGAGTCGCGAAGTCGTCCTCTACGGCGGGGTGGACTTGACCGATCAGGTCATCAAGGCGATCGGCGGCAAGTAGGGCGCGCATGGCTCGCTTCCTGACATACATGGCGTTGGCGGCGCTGACCCTGGGGTGCACCGCGCGCGCCCCCGCTGGCCGGCCGCCCTCCACCCCTCCGGCTGCCGAGACCCCGTCTGCGGGGTCGCCGCGCGCGCTAAAGATCGCCGTGGTCGACCTCACGCGCGTGACGCGGGCCCACCCGCGGTGGCCCGAGGTGATGGCGCTCGATCGACAGATCAGCGACCTGCAGGCCAGGGTCGCCGCGGCGGTGGCGAATGCCCCCACCATGGTCCGGGTCGACCTCCCCAAGGTTGATCT contains:
- a CDS encoding OmpH family outer membrane protein — translated: MKWNAKTIGIAAAAIVLIAALGFVVARSGPALGQSFTIGYVDMVRAVDAHPRKASAEGALKDYAQSQIADAQQRMKGLSAGQQQDIQRVTQQQVLKKRQELIGGLEKDIRAAIEKVAKEQGVGIVLSREVVLYGGVDLTDQVIKAIGGK